In a single window of the Streptomyces cinnabarinus genome:
- the coaE gene encoding dephospho-CoA kinase gives MLKVGLTGGIGAGKSEVSRLLVEHGAVLIDADRIAREVVAPGTPGLAAVVEAFGQDVLAEDGSLDRPRLGSIVFADPEKLAVLNSIVHPLVGARSRELEQAAAEDAVVVHDVPLLTENGLAPLYDLVVVVDASPETQLDRLVRLRGMTEEDARARMAAQASREKRREIADLVIDNDVPLDRLQRRVREVWDELERRAGAAQE, from the coding sequence ATGTTGAAAGTTGGCCTGACCGGCGGCATCGGCGCCGGAAAGAGCGAGGTGTCACGACTCCTCGTGGAACACGGCGCCGTACTGATCGACGCGGACCGCATCGCGAGGGAGGTCGTGGCGCCGGGTACCCCCGGCCTCGCCGCGGTCGTCGAGGCCTTCGGCCAGGACGTGCTGGCCGAGGACGGGAGCCTGGACCGGCCCAGGCTCGGCTCCATCGTCTTCGCCGACCCCGAGAAACTCGCCGTTCTGAACTCGATCGTGCACCCACTCGTCGGCGCTCGCTCACGCGAGCTGGAGCAGGCCGCCGCCGAGGACGCCGTGGTCGTGCACGACGTGCCGCTGCTGACGGAGAACGGCCTGGCGCCGCTGTACGACCTCGTGGTCGTCGTCGACGCGAGCCCCGAGACCCAGCTGGACCGGCTGGTGCGGCTGCGCGGGATGACCGAGGAGGACGCCCGCGCCCGGATGGCCGCTCAGGCGTCGCGGGAGAAGCGCCGGGAGATCGCGGACCTCGTCATCGACAACGACGTACCCCTGGACCGGCTTCAGCGCCGGGTGCGGGAGGTGTGGGACGAGCTGGAGCGCCGGGCCGGGGCCGCTCAGGAATAG